The Deltaproteobacteria bacterium genome has a segment encoding these proteins:
- a CDS encoding Rieske 2Fe-2S domain-containing protein, whose translation MVEEYNLETQPQVRHKVFNNWEVIPKGWYYLFKSAEVSKGQVKSVFVGQQKLVVFRGESGAVKVLDSFCPHMGADLKIGTVMGDNLRCFFHHWQFDGTGQCTKIPVQDDIPKRAKINGYDVCEKYGAIWVYPEASADRPLLEVPGLEGEDVIASIGSPNVSESHHHISMINGIDPQHLATVHQLEIEMSLDVSEDGNHISFILEGDTPNGNPIEKAMRFMLGDRYSYAMKYADACFASLTVLRNVYFLRKDWKWPELHMFYAYRPGVDGRSYTWPIYVAKKEKGFFGAIKSRVKLWMTKRMYFFLKDEDDIIYDNIRYNPTSLLKMDGPVTRYIGYVNRLSPSQWSRKKETKRGA comes from the coding sequence ATGGTAGAAGAATACAATTTAGAAACTCAGCCGCAAGTTCGGCACAAGGTTTTTAATAATTGGGAGGTTATTCCTAAGGGTTGGTATTATCTTTTTAAGTCTGCTGAAGTTTCGAAAGGTCAGGTAAAGTCGGTCTTTGTAGGACAACAGAAACTGGTGGTCTTTCGCGGGGAAAGTGGTGCGGTGAAGGTGCTGGATAGTTTTTGTCCACACATGGGGGCGGATCTGAAAATCGGTACCGTGATGGGAGATAACCTACGTTGTTTTTTTCATCACTGGCAATTTGATGGAACCGGGCAATGCACTAAAATTCCCGTTCAAGATGACATACCCAAACGTGCTAAGATAAACGGCTACGACGTGTGTGAAAAATATGGTGCTATTTGGGTTTACCCAGAGGCAAGCGCGGACCGGCCTCTTCTAGAAGTTCCAGGACTCGAAGGTGAAGATGTCATTGCTAGCATTGGCTCCCCAAATGTATCCGAGAGCCACCATCATATAAGTATGATCAATGGGATCGACCCACAGCACTTGGCAACGGTTCACCAACTTGAAATTGAGATGAGTCTGGATGTGTCTGAAGATGGCAACCATATCTCTTTCATTCTCGAGGGGGATACGCCCAATGGTAACCCCATAGAAAAAGCGATGCGCTTTATGCTCGGTGACCGCTACAGTTACGCGATGAAATATGCGGATGCCTGTTTTGCGAGTCTTACGGTTTTACGCAATGTTTATTTTTTACGTAAAGACTGGAAATGGCCTGAACTCCACATGTTTTATGCTTATCGTCCTGGTGTAGACGGGCGCTCTTACACTTGGCCCATTTATGTGGCGAAAAAAGAAAAGGGTTTCTTCGGGGCGATTAAATCGAGAGTGAAATTGTGGATGACCAAGCGGATGTATTTCTTTCTCAAGGATGAGGATGACATCATTTACGATAACATTCGCTACAACCCCACGAGCCTTTTAAAAATGGACGGTCCGGTAACACGCTACATTGGTTATGTGAATCGTTTAAGCCCATCTCAATGGTCTCGAAAGAAGGAAACAAAGCGTGGCGCTTGA
- a CDS encoding sterol desaturase family protein: MALELQVYSFVALFALTVFILERIFPAVDQEPAAWWWPRALLLFGLTMAVGKLGDLTWMSWIRRNASLDLFAAPAPALQGFLCFLLGSFFFYWWHRWRHEVMLLWDLFHQMHHSPKRVETLTAYYVHPAEGIISSCLNGLIIYGILGGNYEGFLWSIGIFSCVGIGYHSNLKTPRFLDYLVQTPEMHRLHHKRGVHEGNYSDLPIWDILFGTFRNPKDYPTDFRFGFREDLELKFWDILRFRNVLERYRK; the protein is encoded by the coding sequence GTGGCGCTTGAGCTTCAGGTATATAGCTTCGTAGCTCTCTTTGCCCTCACCGTTTTTATTCTCGAACGTATATTTCCAGCGGTAGACCAAGAGCCAGCAGCTTGGTGGTGGCCACGGGCGCTCTTGCTTTTTGGCCTGACGATGGCTGTTGGAAAGTTGGGCGACCTAACCTGGATGAGCTGGATTCGTCGTAATGCTTCCCTGGATTTGTTCGCAGCTCCTGCACCGGCTCTTCAAGGTTTCTTGTGTTTCCTTTTGGGGAGCTTCTTCTTCTACTGGTGGCACCGGTGGCGTCATGAAGTGATGTTGCTCTGGGACCTATTTCATCAAATGCACCACAGTCCCAAGAGAGTTGAAACACTTACGGCTTATTACGTTCATCCGGCTGAGGGCATCATCTCATCTTGTTTGAATGGTTTGATTATTTACGGGATTCTTGGAGGAAACTATGAAGGGTTTTTGTGGTCTATTGGGATCTTCTCGTGTGTTGGGATTGGTTATCACTCTAATCTGAAAACGCCACGGTTTCTTGATTACCTGGTTCAAACACCAGAGATGCACCGTTTGCATCATAAGCGTGGCGTACATGAAGGCAATTACTCTGATTTACCAATTTGGGACATATTGTTCGGTACATTCCGCAACCCCAAAGATTACCCGACCGATTTTCGGTTTGGTTTTCGCGAAGATTTAGAGTTGAAGTTTTGGGATATTTTACGGTTCCGCAATGTTCTAGAGCGCTACCGAAAATAG